A window from Vulpes lagopus strain Blue_001 chromosome 23, ASM1834538v1, whole genome shotgun sequence encodes these proteins:
- the PRPF38A gene encoding pre-mRNA-splicing factor 38A — MANRTVKDAHSIHGTNPQYLVEKIIRTRIYESKYWKEECFGLTAELVVDKAMELRFVGGVYGGNIKPTPFLCLTLKMLQIQPEKDIIVEFIKNEDFKYVRMLGALYMRLTGTAIDCYKYLEPLYNDYRKIKSQNRNGEFELMHVDEFIDELLHSERVCDIILPRLQKRYVLEEAEQLEPRVSALEEDMDDVESSEEEEEEDEKLERVPSPDHRRRSYRDLDKPRRSPTLRYRRSRSRSPRRRSRSPKRRSPSPRRERHRSKSPRRHRSRSRDRRHRSRSKSPGHHRSHRHRSHSKSPERSKKSHKKSRRGNE; from the exons ATGGCGAACCGTACGGTGAAGGATGCGCACAGCATCCACGGCACCAATCCTCAGTATCTGGTGGAGAAGATCATTCGGACGCGAATCTACGAGTCCAAGTACTGGAAAGAGGAGTGCTTCGGCCTGACGG ctgaactTGTAGTTGATAAAGCCATGGAGTTGAGGTTTGTGGGCGGTGTCTATGGTGGCAACATAAAGCCAACTCCTTTTCTGTGTTTGACCTTGAAGATGCTTCAAATCCAGCCTGAGAAGGATATCATTGTGGAGTTTATCAAAAATGAAGATTTCAA GTATGTCCGCATGTTGGGAGCACTTTACATGAGGCTGACAGGCACTGCAATTGATTGCTACAAGTACTTAGAGCCTCTGTACAACGACTATCgaaaaatcaagagccagaacCGAAATGGGG AGTTTGAGCTGATGCACGTAGATGAGTTTATTGATGAACTGCTGCACAGTGAGAGAGTCTGTGATATCATTCTACCCCGGCTACAG AAACGCTATGTGCTAGAGGAAGCTGAGCAACTGGAGCCTCGGGTTAGTGCTCTAGAAGAGGACATGGATGACGTGGAGTCCagtgaagaggaggaagaggaggatgagaag TTGGAGAGAGTGCCATCACCTGATCATCGCCGGAGAAGCTACCGAGACTTGGACAAGCCCCGTCGTTCTCCCACACTGCGCTATAGAAGGAGTAGGAGCCGGTCTCCCAGAAG GCGGAGTCGGTCTCCTAAAAGGAGGAG CCCCTCCCCTCGCCGAGAAAGGCATCGGAGCAAAAGCCCAAGACGTCACCGCAGCAGATCTCGAGATAGACGGCACAGATCCCGCTCCAAGTCCCCAG GTCATCATCGTAGTCACAGACACAGGAGTCACTCAAAGTCTCCTGAAAG ATCTAAGAAAAGCCACAAGAAGAGCCGGAGAGGGAATGAATAA